One stretch of Candidatus Neomarinimicrobiota bacterium DNA includes these proteins:
- a CDS encoding SHOCT domain-containing protein: protein MMGFGGIIWLAVIGGGIWIASQITNGQTLKNTSSGSNFIQDTPLDILKKRYAKGEISKKEYQEMQENL from the coding sequence ATGATGGGATTTGGTGGAATCATTTGGTTAGCCGTTATCGGGGGTGGAATCTGGATTGCAAGCCAGATAACAAATGGGCAAACTCTGAAAAATACATCGTCTGGGAGCAATTTTATCCAGGACACGCCGCTGGATATTCTGAAAAAGCGGTACGCCAAGGGTGAGATTTCCAAAAAAGAATATCAGGAAATGCAGGAGAATCTATAG